In Nocardioides bizhenqiangii, the DNA window GGCCACGGGTTGCTGAAGACGTCGTCGCCGAAGTTCGTCGTACCCATGGTGAGGCTGCAGGAGTCCGGCGCTGCGTCCAGGACCTTGAGCCGGTCCTCGAGCGGGTCGTGGACGGAGCCGCCGGTGGACAGCTGCACGACCAGGTCGGTGCTCTCGCGCAGCGCCGCGACGGTGTCGGTGAGCCGGGCCAGGTCGAGGGTCGGCCGGTGCTCGTCGTCGCGGATGTGCACGTGGATCATGGCGGCGCCGGCCGCCTCGCAGTCCTGCGCGGTCTGCACCAGCTCCTCGAGGGTGGTCGGGAGCTGCGGGAAGTCCGCCTTCGCGGTCTCCGCCCCGGTGGGGGCGACGGTGATCAGCAATGCTTGCGGGTCGACGGCGCTGCTCCTCTGTTCCATCCGGTCATCGTGTCAGATCGCCGGACGATCTGCCGCCTGGGGCCGACCGCGAGAATGGCCGCATGCGAGCTGTCGTGCAACGGGTCCTGTCGGCGTCGGTGCGGGTCGACGGCGAGGTGGTCGGCGCCCTCGATGACCCCGGCCTCCTGGTCTATCTCGGCATCACGCACGACGACGGACCGGCCGACGTCGCGTGGATGGCCCGCAAGACCCGCGACCTCCGGATCCTCCGGGACGAGCAGTCGGCGTCCGACGTCGGCGCGCCGGTGCTCGTGGTCAGCCAGTTCACGCTGTACGGCGACGCGCGCAAGGGCCGTCGGCCGACCTGGACCGCGGCCGCGCCGGGCCCGGTGAGTGAGCCGCTGTACGACGCCTTCTGCACCGAGCTGGAGCGGCTCGGCACCCACGTCGAGCGCGGGGTCTTCGGGGCGATGATGGAGGTGTCGTCGGTCAACGACGGGCCGTTCACGGTGCTGCTCGAGAAGGGCGGGGAGTGAGCCGAGCTCGTGGTCGAAGCGTTTGCGCGACTGAGCGGGCTCACGGGACGCCGGCGGTCGGCGCGGAAAGGTACACCCGCAGTGCCAGATCGGCATCAGTGCCGGTGAACCCGGTCGAGCCGAGCTTGTCGAGCGAGAGCACGCTCCAGCGCGGGCGCGGCGCGAGTCGGCGGCCGCTGCCGTACTCCTCGGTCGTGGTCGATACGACGTCGGCCGGATCCCGGCCGGACAGCTCGAAGACGCGACGAGCGATCTCGGCCCAGGACATCGGCGGGCCTGGATTGGTGACGTTGTACGTCCCGGGTGTCGCGCCGACCGCGAGGAGGTGACGGGTCGCTCGCGACAGCTCGTCGACGAATGTCAGGCGGCCGATCTGATCGTCGACGACCGAGGGGCTCTTCCCCTCGGTCGCCAGGCGTTGCATCGTTCGGACGAAGTTGGCGCCCTCACCGATCAGCCAGGACGTCCTGAGGATGTAGTGGCGAGCCACCGTCGCCACCGCTAGGTCACCCGCCGCCTTTGACTGCCCGTAGACACCAAGCGGCGAGAACGCCTCGTCCTCCCGGTGTCCGCCCTCGATGAACGCTCCGTCGAACACGTAGTCCGTGGAGTAGTGCACCAGGGTCAGGCGGTGCCGGTCGGCCACTTCGGCCAGAGCCGCGGGAACGGACCCGTTCAATGCCCACGCCGCTCTCCTGCCGACGGGCTCCTCGGCTTCGTCGACCGCGGTGAACGCCGCGGCGTTGACCACCACCTCGTAGTCGCCCCACGGGAACTTCGCGAGTGCGGCCCGGTCGGTCAGGTCGAGCTTGTGCGAGTCGCTCAGGGTCGCGTGGGGGAACGTCGCAGCCAGGGCCCGGCCGAGCTGACCTCCACTCCCGAGGATGAGCGTCCTGCGGGGTGCCATCGCGGACACCTCGCCCAAAGCAGGGTTGCTGCGATCCTTGTCCGAGATCTCAGCCTCGCCGGAGTCCAGCGATATCGGCCAGGGAATCCTCGCCGTCGAGTCCGCCAGGTTGACCGCTGGATAGGTGCGGTCGGACCGCCAGTGGTCGTTGACCAGGTAGGTGTAGACCGTGCCGTCCTCGAGGGCCTGGTACGCGTTGCCAACCCCCCTGGGCACGAACACCGCCACCGACGGATCGATCTCGACGTCGTAGGTCGCCCCGAACGACTCGCCTTCACGCAGGTCGACCCACGCTGCGTGGACCCGACCCGTCGCAACCGTGACGAACTTGTCCCACGGCTCGGCGTGGATGCCGCGGGTCGCGCCCCGGCGGGCGTTGTAGGACAAGTTGGCCTGCACGGGGCCGAAGTCCGGTACTCCGAGCGCCGTCATCTTCTCCCGGTGCCACACCTCCTTGAACCAGCCACGAGCGTCGATGTGCACAGGCGACCGGACGACCAGCAACCCGGGAATCGGTGTGCCGGCCACCGACAGCGAAGCGGCCATCGGGTCACATCCGCTTGGCTGCGTAGGACGCCTCGACGGCATCTTTGTGCGGACGCCACCAATCGACGTGACGTTCGTACCAGGCGATCGTCCGAGCGAGACCTTCCTCAAAGTTGCTGTGGACCGGCTTCCAGCCAAGTTCCGCGCGCAGCTTCCGGGCATCGATGGCGTAGCGCAGGTCGTGACCCGCACGATCTGCCACGAGGTCGTAGTCGTCCTCGGGCCTGCCCATCAGGCGGAGGATCATCCTCACCACATCGAGGTTGGTCTGCTGCCCGTCGGCTCCTACCAGGTAGGTCTCGCCGATGCGGCCGCGCTCGAGCACCGCCAGGACCGCAGAGTTGTGATCCTCGGTGTGGATCCAGTCGCGGACGTTCTCCCCGCTGCCGTAGACCTTGGGCCGTCCGCCATTGATCACGTTGGTGATCTGGCGCGGAATGAACTTCTCGACGTGCTGCCACGGCCCGTAGTTGTTGGAGCAGTTCGAGATGGTCGCCTCGACACCGAAGCTGCGGACCCAGGCACGGACGAGGTGGTCGGCGGCTGCCTTCGAGGCGGCGTACGGACTGCTGGGTCGGTATGGCGACTGCTCGGTGAACCGCTCTACGGCGTCGAGCCTGAGATCGCCATAGACCTCGTCGGTCGAGACGTGGTGGAAGCGGACGCCCTCTCGGCGGACTGCTTCCAACAACACGTACGTGCCTACGACGTTGGTTTGAACGAATGGCGACGGATCCTCGAGCGCGTTGTCGTTGTGAGACTCGGCTGCGAAGTTGACCACCACATCGTGGGCTCCTACGAGCCGGGCGACCACCGCGGGGTCGGCGATGTCGCCGACCACGACCTGCAGCCGAGCCTCAGGCAGCCCGACGAGCGCGTCGCGGCTCGATGCGTACGTCATCTTGTCGAGCACGGTCACTCGCGCGTCGGTGTTGGAGACGACGTGACGGACGAAGTTGGAGCCGATGAAGCCAGCGCCCCCGGCTACCAGGATCTTTTGCACGGTCACACCCTATGGATGAGGATTGCGGCGAGGTTGGCGAATCGAAGCTCGAGCGAGTGAGGACTACATGCGGGGAATCATCTTGGCCGGAGGAACGGGTAGCCGGCTGAGTCCGATCACCCAGGCGATCAGCAAGCAGCTGATGCCGATCTACGACAAGCCCATGATCTACTACCCGCTGTCGACTCTCATGTTGGCGGGAATCCGCGACATTCTCCTCATCACGACGCCGCACGACGCCGATCAGTTTCACCGGCTGCTCGGCGACGGCCGCCAGTTCGGGATCGACCTGAGCTATGCGGTCCAGCCGAGTCCCGATGGTCTCGCCCAAGCGTTCGTCATCGGAGAGGCGCATCTCGCCGGCGAGAGCGCCGCGCTCATCCTCGGCGACAACATCTTCTACGGCTCCGGGCTGGGCACTCGGCTGCGCCGCTTCGATTCTGTCGACGGCGCGGCCGTGTTCGGCTGCCGCGTCGCTGACCCCTCGGCGTACGGCGTGGTGGAGTTCGACGCCGACGGTCGCGCGCTGTCTCTCGAGGAAAAGCCGACAGCGCCGCGCAGCAGCTACGCCGTGCCCGGTCTGTACTTCTACGGACCGGACGTGGTCGAGCGGTCGAAGGCGCTGACTCCCTCGCCCCGAGGGGAGCTCGAGATCACCGACCTCAACCGGACGTACCTCGAGGAGCAGCGCCTTCGCGTCGAGGTCTTGCCCCGAGGATCGGCCTGGCTCGACACCGGCACCTTCGACGACCTCAACGACGCAGGCAACTACGTTCGCGCACTGGAGGCGCGGCAGGGAATGAAGGTGGGCGCACCCGAAGAAGTGGCGTGGCGCATGGGGTTCATCGACGACGAGCAGCTCGTCAGCCTGGCGACGCCGCTCCTCAAGAGCGGATACGGCAGCTACCTGTTCGATCTGCTGCACGAGAGAGGCTGAGTGCCTCACCGACGTTGCCTTGCTCGCCACAGATCCGACGAGCGGCCCTGGATCAGCCAGACTGTGGGGGTGCTGACCCCCGCCGCCGTGTCCGAGGTGCGCCGGGCCGTGCGGGCGGCACTCGCGCTCGAGGACGGCGACGCGACCGTGCGCTGGACGTGGCGGGCCAGGGTGCCGGAGTCGGACTTCGTCGACGCGGTCGAGCGGCACCGGGCAACGATGGTGCTCGCCGACCACGTCGACGTCCTCGGCCTGCCCACCGCGGTGCGACGGGAGGTCGTGGCGCAGCGTGACCGGGAACGGATGGGGGCCCTCGCCCAGATCCGGCTGACGGCAGCCGTCGACGGTCTGCTCGCCGGTGTCGACCACCTCTTCTTCAAGGGCGTCGCGCTGGCGGCGCTCACGACCGGCGATCCCGGGGCGCGTGGCGACGGGGACGTCGACGTGATGGTGTCGCCCGACCGGCTCGCCGACGCGGCCCGCGCCCTGCAGGCGGACGGGTGGACGGTGCGGCCG includes these proteins:
- the dtd gene encoding D-aminoacyl-tRNA deacylase gives rise to the protein MRAVVQRVLSASVRVDGEVVGALDDPGLLVYLGITHDDGPADVAWMARKTRDLRILRDEQSASDVGAPVLVVSQFTLYGDARKGRRPTWTAAAPGPVSEPLYDAFCTELERLGTHVERGVFGAMMEVSSVNDGPFTVLLEKGGE
- a CDS encoding bifunctional dTDP-4-dehydrorhamnose 3,5-epimerase family protein/NAD(P)-dependent oxidoreductase; protein product: MAASLSVAGTPIPGLLVVRSPVHIDARGWFKEVWHREKMTALGVPDFGPVQANLSYNARRGATRGIHAEPWDKFVTVATGRVHAAWVDLREGESFGATYDVEIDPSVAVFVPRGVGNAYQALEDGTVYTYLVNDHWRSDRTYPAVNLADSTARIPWPISLDSGEAEISDKDRSNPALGEVSAMAPRRTLILGSGGQLGRALAATFPHATLSDSHKLDLTDRAALAKFPWGDYEVVVNAAAFTAVDEAEEPVGRRAAWALNGSVPAALAEVADRHRLTLVHYSTDYVFDGAFIEGGHREDEAFSPLGVYGQSKAAGDLAVATVARHYILRTSWLIGEGANFVRTMQRLATEGKSPSVVDDQIGRLTFVDELSRATRHLLAVGATPGTYNVTNPGPPMSWAEIARRVFELSGRDPADVVSTTTEEYGSGRRLAPRPRWSVLSLDKLGSTGFTGTDADLALRVYLSAPTAGVP
- the rfbA gene encoding glucose-1-phosphate thymidylyltransferase RfbA produces the protein MRGIILAGGTGSRLSPITQAISKQLMPIYDKPMIYYPLSTLMLAGIRDILLITTPHDADQFHRLLGDGRQFGIDLSYAVQPSPDGLAQAFVIGEAHLAGESAALILGDNIFYGSGLGTRLRRFDSVDGAAVFGCRVADPSAYGVVEFDADGRALSLEEKPTAPRSSYAVPGLYFYGPDVVERSKALTPSPRGELEITDLNRTYLEEQRLRVEVLPRGSAWLDTGTFDDLNDAGNYVRALEARQGMKVGAPEEVAWRMGFIDDEQLVSLATPLLKSGYGSYLFDLLHERG
- the rfbB gene encoding dTDP-glucose 4,6-dehydratase, which encodes MQKILVAGGAGFIGSNFVRHVVSNTDARVTVLDKMTYASSRDALVGLPEARLQVVVGDIADPAVVARLVGAHDVVVNFAAESHNDNALEDPSPFVQTNVVGTYVLLEAVRREGVRFHHVSTDEVYGDLRLDAVERFTEQSPYRPSSPYAASKAAADHLVRAWVRSFGVEATISNCSNNYGPWQHVEKFIPRQITNVINGGRPKVYGSGENVRDWIHTEDHNSAVLAVLERGRIGETYLVGADGQQTNLDVVRMILRLMGRPEDDYDLVADRAGHDLRYAIDARKLRAELGWKPVHSNFEEGLARTIAWYERHVDWWRPHKDAVEASYAAKRM